The segment TTGTGTTATCTTCTATTTCGTTGTTAATTTTGTGATAAATTATATTGAGATGAGTAATTAATATCATGATAAGTTATCTAAATTACAAAGTGAACTAAATATCTGAATTAGTTATTTTGggataaaacaataaaaaagaattaaattttttttatgtaatgcatattatttttaatatattgagcTAAACAGTCgataaaatataatactaaGATACCTAATCTAAAGTCTTCTAAGTTTAAACCAAACGATCAGTGTTGACGGTGACAGTCCCTTTGGAGTTTGgactaaaaaaatatgagaattgAAACTTTTTTACTGAAATGTGAaacgaataaaaaaaatattaaaagtgaaaaatgaaagaatctATTTCAAACACAAAATTATAGATGAAAAAAGAGGCATGGTGGATGGTTGGTTTTACAAAAATcctgaatttgaatttaaaacttCAAACTTGGTGCCACTTTTAGACTTAGACCATTGATCTAATTCTGAAAAAGTGatcaaattctaaataaaattgatCGCTATTTTtgacacaaatttaaattaattaagctaataaattttaaatatgtagcTAGTTTGAAGTTTCTTATCCGTTctcttataaatattattattgatatgtcagtattattttattcttcaatttattttattatttatctgataaaaataaaatttgtgtacGTCCCAATCTTTAGATAcgtaaagaaagaaaagaagaaataaataaagaatatataCTTGTATAGCGGCTATATATACTCCAACATGGCCCCTAAATCTCAacaacaaacataaaataagaagaagaagaagaagaactacTCTTTCACTtgttaaaacaaaacaaatatggAATCCTTAAACATCAAATTGGAGAAAGCAAACGCTATGCTAAGGTACAAGAAGCGTCAAAGAGTCACAACTTTGTTCCGTTTCATCGAATTCTGCATATTTTTCGCCATAATCTCAAGATTTTCCACTCAATTGCCACTCAATTTCAAGGGACTTGGTTTCACCATCATTAGTCCTCGATTCGTCTTTGTTCTTGGAAACATAATTGTCATCATCCTCTTCTTAATATCAGGACAGTCATCTACTAAAGATGGTTCCACAAACAACGTTAAAATCGATATGTACGATGAGTTCAAGCAAAAATGTTTGATGAACAAAGACACTTATTGTGAACAGAGCAAAAAACAGAGTACTGGTGTACAAGACACTTGTTGTTGTGAACAGAGCAAAAAACAGAGGACTCTGTTGGAAAGacaattagaaaagaaaattcatCGTAGCCATTCGGACAACTCTCTATCTTTATCCCTTGATGAGAAAAAACCTAGAAAAAAATTGACACGATCAGCTACATTAAGATCCCGAAAAGTTATAAACACTGACAGTATAAAACCAATTATGACAAAGACAACAACCTCGTATCCAGAAGACGAGATGAGCAATGAAGAATTCAAGAAAACTGTTGAGAATTTCATTGCAAGACAACAAAGATTTTTGAGGGAGGAAGAGTTTTCAGCTGTTGTTTCTTATGAATCATAGCTTTTTTTTGATATAGTTCATGATCATGTTCGTGTACTAGTTTTTTGCTCTCTTCTCGTAGCAGACAATCTATCTCAATGCAAGCAAACAACTGATGTTTatgttaaatagaaaaaaaagacaaagtatatacatacatatatagtaCTCCTCCATGTTGCTTGATGAAAGACATTGTGAGGTTTTTGCAAATGTAAGTTTGCCTTGTATCTTTCTTAATATTTTCGAATCATAAACTTACTTTTGGTgtgtaaattaatttatcaatttcccTATTTTTTGTTAGTTTAAAAAGTTCAATATTTATTCTCAAATTAACTTtgtcaaatttttgaaaatatgaagaaagatCTAAGGCAAGAGAATCTAACAAAGTGTCATACGGAATTCCAAAATTAATTCcaagaatatatttgaaaaggaaTAGATATATAAACTTGTAGAAATATATGCCAAAGAGAGAATGTTCAGTCATTTTCATGCATTTCACATTTGATCTATTTGGATTTTGGACCACCAAAGAATTTGCACTGAGATTAATATGATTCCTTTAAATTATTGTTGTTAGTAAAAGatttagattttgaattttcaatatatatatatatatatttttggtaaaACTGTCTCTTTTATGTTAAGTTTTACGCGACGTGAATTTGAATTTCGATATAAATGCAAAAAGTATCTCTCAtctgttaaagaatgacaaaagtcccacatcggtgattaatgagatgggtggactctttataaggcttgAGCAATCCTCCTCATTTTGAGCTAgattttggggtgtgagttaggcctaagacctaattttacattatttttattagatctTACAcgaattgaatttaaattttgatattaacGCCGAACATTGAgtggatttttttaaaacatacaaaCTATTTGAACCATAAAAAAGTATGATGCACTGATACTCAATaaaaaagaatctggaaaaaattaccaaaaagaatatttttgtgGACAATGGTGGAAGTATTTTAGATTTTCTGTTCTAAAAATCAGATGCTTTTGAACTATTGTAAGTTAGTGATTTGAGTAATGGAATTTTAaacattcttttaaaaaaaggcataaaaaataaatgcaaaagTAGATCTAAAAATTGACTTGGAGAGACCACACTTGTATGGAACTGATCCTTCCAGAGAATTACTTCAATCTTTTCATAtaccttttttaattttaactttttatttttctgtaaaataatattttagtctTTATATATTCTATTCATTTCATATTGCTCATTGATCAATAAAGTGgataaaaaatcacaaaatttaaatcttaatatgattttttcttcatttatttgattttgatggatataattttattcaatatttattttaatatgcgTTTAAACTGACCCGATCATTATAAAAGATTTTTACTTTTGCTCCTAACTTAATACCATATATCTCCTTTCATTACTTTAGTTTTCTAGTAAGAAatacattttcttattttttgaaaagcaagattttttagctttttattttgttacacTTGTCTATTGTTCTGTAGTTCTATCTCTCTCAAATCTTTTTTGAgtgttaaaataaattatataaccTTTAAAAATAATTCCACTATCCCTGGTGGTGTTCGTCTTAAAAATCTTTcgactttttaattatttaaatgaacTCCACAAGTACtggtctattttttttttcctttttacacCGACCCACtatttttcacttttgatttttttttataatgtttcATGGGGAGGATGTGAAAAACATGCatgtaatatcatatttattataatttcgtAAATCAAATCTAGAAGGATGATGTGTATGTAATATCAGTTCTACTCTTACTTTGACaaggtaaaaaaattattttcaataggCTACCAATTCAAGGCACTTCAAATATTAAGTACGTAAAACAAATAGATTAGTATTCTATATTGAAAACAGAGAAGAGAACAATAACaccaatataattttgtttaattaaatcAGTTTCAATAATTAAAATCTAACATCTAAATTATACTTTATACGTCTAAAGACACTAAAGTAAATGTTATAATAGCCTGGGAAGAAAAGAAGTTAAGTTATATCAACCATTACTTTCtgaaaaagtttaaattatgattgaatttgtt is part of the Solanum lycopersicum chromosome 1, SLM_r2.1 genome and harbors:
- the LOC101244426 gene encoding uncharacterized protein: MESLNIKLEKANAMLRYKKRQRVTTLFRFIEFCIFFAIISRFSTQLPLNFKGLGFTIISPRFVFVLGNIIVIILFLISGQSSTKDGSTNNVKIDMYDEFKQKCLMNKDTYCEQSKKQSTGVQDTCCCEQSKKQRTLLERQLEKKIHRSHSDNSLSLSLDEKKPRKKLTRSATLRSRKVINTDSIKPIMTKTTTSYPEDEMSNEEFKKTVENFIARQQRFLREEEFSAVVSYES